A genomic region of Raphanus sativus cultivar WK10039 chromosome 6, ASM80110v3, whole genome shotgun sequence contains the following coding sequences:
- the LOC108812028 gene encoding cell wall / vacuolar inhibitor of fructosidase 1-like, which yields MNKFMKLFAIFLFIQIQIALSQPNIIQQLCKRNRYQPLCVSTLNLDPRSKTSNPQGLASISIDATTKKTNETLTYLISVYRGIGGGREDYEKYGTCIDQDYGASVDRYLPAALANLKAKKYSAAIANLQSVVGATGDCQNQFPGRGPLLVSQRNKAVHDIADMTTDIIKTFV from the exons ATGAACAAGTTTATGAAATTATTCGCGATTTTCTTGTTCATCCAAATCCAAATAGCCTTGTCTCAACCAAATATTATACAACAACTCTGCAAAAGAAACCGTTATCAACCCCTATGCGTCTCTACTCTCAATCTTGATCCTAGAAGCAAAACCTCAAATCCCCAAG GGCTTGCGTCGATCTCTATAGATGCGACGACAAAGAAAACGAACGAAACGTTAACTTATCTTATCTCCGTTTACCGGGGCATTGGAGGAGGTCGCGAAGATTATGAGAAGTACGGAACTTGCATTGATCAGGATTATGGCGCGTCTGTTGATAGGTATTTGCCGGCGGCTTTGGCTAATCTAAAGGCTAAGAAGTACTCTGCTGCGATAGCTAACTTGCAAAGCGTTGTGGGGGCGACGGGTGATTGTCAGAACCAGTTCCCCGGACGTGGTCCATTACTAGTGAGCCAACGTAACAAAGCCGTTCATGATATTGCCGATATGACTACTGACATCATCAAAACTTTTGTctag